CTCCGAGTTACCGAACTTCTTACATACCGCTTCATAATGAGCATTACTATAAGGCTGATCTTCCCTTAATGCCGGGTTAGCCCCTCCTATAAATACTGCAAAATCACGACAATCCTGCCAGGTTTGCGGGCGTATAGTATCCCCTCTCCAATTCTCAATTGCAAGATCCCCCGCTTCCAGATCCATAAATAACGTGCTTTCTGTCGGAAGGGTGAGCAGTAGAGAAGTTTTACCTATACCGGCTTTACCGAAAATAACTCCTTTTACTCCCCTTTGTTCTTTAAGCCTTTGATCAGCTGAGATAATGTTTTTCATATATTACCTCTCTTTTCTGTATCACTTAACTTGTAGCTCGGCTTTCCGGTTCTTATAGTGCGTGCACTTTCAAATAATGCTTTTACTTCAGGCGGCCAGGATTGATATTTTACTTCAGGGATAAAATACTCACAGTCTAAATATTCACTAACTTCCTTTCCTTCTGACATTAGTTTTAAAGCAATCCCGAAAAGCTCGTTCTGATCCCACTCTACTTTTTTAGGTAGTTCACATGTTATACTTATACCTTCATCATCCAATCTAATGGTACCGGTATCTTTACCCGTCCTCAAACGTTTAGCTCTTGCTTTCTCCTCATAACGCAAGCTTAGTGCTCCTTGCAACCAATCTCTAATAGTTTTTGCTTTTACTAATTGCATGCTCGCTTCTTCTATAAGTTTTAACAGTTGCTTAGGAGGAAGTTTTGCTACCTCTCCAATCGGCATACTCGCTATTTGTTTTAAGGTAATCATATACTACCCCTGCTCTTTATTTGCTTAGCAGATATGAAAGCTTCAGATGTACTGCTTAGTATGTGATCATTTTCATATTGTTTTACGTCCTCAAGCTTATAACGCACCAATCCTCCAATCTTTACGAAACATGGTCCTGTACCGAGCCACCTCCAACGCTCTAATGTTCTTGGTGATATACTCCAGCGCTTAGATACTTCTATCTGGTTTAAAAACTGCTTGTCGGTCATTTTGAATCCTCATTAATCAGTTAGCATGACAAAGAGGATAATCGCATATGGGCGGTGTGAAACTCGGTGTGACAGATGTGTGATTTTCGGTGTGAAATGCAGTTTCTTATAAAAAAATTTCATAAGAAGGAAAATCTTGATAGAGGACAACCTATTTTTTAGTATTATTTTTTACTTATTCTTAAAAAAGAGTAAGGATAGCGGTGTGAGAATCGGTGTGAATAAGCGGTTTATTTAGAAAAATGCTATTTTATTCGATTATTAATATTCAAGCCAGTAATTTCCTTTACCGTCGTATTTAATAACTTCTCCCCATGCCGGGTGATATTTTCCCTGCTTTCTAAATATTCCTTTCAAATCATTTTGCATAGAGTTCGATAATGCGGTAATTTCATGCTTATGCATAGGACAACCGCTCTTATCCAATATCTCAAGTATTGATGCCTGTTGATTTGAGAATCTATAAGCTTTATCGTTTAAGTTAAGATTTCTATATCCGTTACTAAATCCATGTTGTGTAATATTATTCCCCATCTTTTCTGCTAAAAATGAGATATTTAAGCTAAACTTTTCATGGCTGAAAACCATTGCATCCTGAATTGTAACAAGCCTGTTTTTTGTAGGTAAAGTGATATAAGATGGTAAGTTAAGATCAAGCGTAAGTACTAATGCAGGTCTTTTACTATGTCTTTCTAACAGATAATTTGACAGTGTTTCATATACAGCTTTTTGTCTTAAGCGGCTTGCCAGGATAACCGGCACTTTTATATGCTTTAGCCATGCCTCACCCAGTACCCATATATGCTCATCTATTTGTTTTGCATCAGAGTAAGTTATCCCTATACTACTTTTTATCAGCTTTATAACCCACTTCATACTTACTTGGTATACAGTTATTTCCTGAGACGAAACAGCAACCCATCCTGAAGTATAGGAAAAGTATTTGAATTCTCTATCATGCCTTACGATTTCAACTAACCTCCCTTCATGATCACATATGTTTTCTACATATTTACAATGTACTGCAGGTACTAAAGCCCCAAGCTCTAATAGTTCTTTGCCTTCTAAGTAAAAATGCTCAATAAAATTTTGTGCGGTAATTGCAGGGATTGGAGAAGACATTATTTGATTCAATAAGCAAATTGCTTTAGTGCTAATGCTTGTTACCATCAACCTCCTCAAGTAAACCCCAACGTAAAAAGTACTTATCTCCTATTAACCGTTCTTTCTCAGTTTTACTTTTTAAATCACATCCGTTAGGCCAGGTAATCTTTATTGGTAATGTTATTCCTCTTGGGTTTACCTTATCAGGGAAGAAGTGAACTAATAATTTTACCTTATTTAATAAAATACCCCGTCCTAACGGATCATTTATATCAAACCATTTGTTTAAATTTTCATATATATTGCAATCTGATCTTGAGCTAACCTCAAATGTTAATTTGCTGCTGTTGTCATATGTTTTAAGCTCTAGCATAGTTACTTTAACCGACTCTATTCCATCTTCAGGATCAGTCGGAAAGTCATAAAAACTTCTTAGTTTGTTTATATTATATCGCTTGAGTGGAATACGTTCACAACCGATTAAGCTTTGCAGCAAAGAGATTGAAAATAACTTAGCCAGCTCTTCTCTATATTCACGCCCTTTAGCAATCACTTCAATCCAGCCGGTTGCAGGTTCATAGATCAATACCATCTCATATACGGGACGCATTAATCTCGGTACAACCTCTTCTCCATCAAAAGCAAGGTAGTTATCAGGTAATCCTTCACGGTATAACATTACCTGAACAACTTCGGAGTTATTATCAGCATTGTTACGGGTATACCTAAATAGCTCTATCTTAATATTGCCTCCTATATTAAAATAGCTAAGAACCCCTTGTTTAAAAGCTTCTATTTGCTCTGTCTCAGTTTTAACTTCCAGGTTTTTTGAGCCTAAAAACCCATCCCACAATCTACCTAACCTATGATGATCAGTGTAACGGATATCTTCAGCACAGCAGAATGATGTATATTCATTAAGCAGAAACCATAGAGCTCGGTCATAACCGTTACCAAGTGCCTGATAAGTTTTCTTGTCGTTAACTACCGATAGTAGAGCTGCTTGCCCTACTTCATCCGTCATCTCATGTATACGTTCAGCATCGGCGTGTAGTAATGCAAGGTCGTTCTCCTCCATTTGCTTTGCTGCTTCTATCACTAAATACATGATACCTGCTTGGGAAGAATCCCAATTTATGTTTTTAGAGAGGAAAGGAAATCTACAATTAAAGTAATTTTGAAGTGATTGCTTAGGAAGGTTACGGGCAAATCTAATAATAACTTCAGGTAAGCAGTATAAATTATAAGACATGCTGAGTAACATCCTTATTTATTAATAAAACATTAAAACTATTTTAAATATTAACTAATATCTTAAATATCAGGTTTAATACAATGCTTAATAAATTTGCAATAGTTATTTTGTTAAATTACTTGTATGTGTGCTATGGTGCTGCTGTGATATTAAAATATATTAAATTTATATTGCTATAGAAGTAATCAAACATAAATAAAGCATATATATAAAAAAAGACTGTTCTTATTGATTTAAAAAACAGTCTTTATTTTTTTAATAATACTTTTAGTCACAAAAGGTGAATCTAAGCCTAGCATTTATTAAACCTAAGCACCTACCCTCCCCACCGGCAAGACATTTGTAGCAATCCCCTTAAGACCCTCTAACTACTGATTGCTGGGTTCCTTGATCATTAGCTGGATTTATAAAGTCTTTACTAAGTCTAGGTTTTTTAGCTATAGAACTCACCCATCTTCCTTCTACGCTTCCCTGAGAATTTGCTGAGGGCTTATCAGGTGATGAGTCAGCTGAACCTCTTTCAGCTATAATATTGCTAGAATTTTCTATATTTACTTCTCCTTCAGGCTCATATCCATTTTCCTCAACTATACCTTGAGTTTCTGTAGAACCAATTACACGTTTCTTAGATCCAACTGTAATTATGCTTCGAAACTTATTATCCCTTTCAATTTCAACTTCCCTTTCAGCAGCTTCAAATTCTTTTATTTTTTCGGGATATAGTTTTCTGTATAGTTCTCTCGCAGAATAACTCCTTGTAACTACTTCCTCACCATCTACAATATCTTTTAATTCAAAAGTACGCATATCAGGATCAGCACCAAATTCAAGCAAGCATTTATAAATCTTCACTTCACCTGTTCTGGCAGCTAAATGTAAAACTGTACTACCTTCTTCTGCTCTTCTTGCATGAATATTAGCACCACGTCCCATAAGTAAAGGGATTAGTTCAAGACAATGCATAGTTAAAATAGAGTTATGTAACGGAGTCTCCCCTTCTTTATCAGTTAAATTGACATCAGCCCCCCTTGCTAGAAGCAACTTTGCTATTTCCATATACCCATTACGGGCAGCTACATGTAAAGCAGTAGTACCAAAGTAATCTTGGGAATTGACATCTAATTTTTCATGTTTCAGTAGGAACTCAACCATCTTAGCATCTTTACGAGTAACTGCATAATAAAGGAGTCCCATTTCACTCCCATCATCATCTTTCTCATTTATATTTCCCCCCTTTTTTAAGAAAGATTTAATATATTCTATTCCTTCTTCACCATAAGCCTCTAGCATTTTTTGACTTTCTTTCATTTTATACCTTTTTTATCTTTTACAAAACATTATAATTCACTATCTTAAATAAATCAATAATTTATACATTTAACGTTCAGTATATAAAAATAAAAATTATATTGCAAAACTACTTTTTATTATCCAATAGATCTACCGTCGTCTTTTTGCTTCCCTTTATCCATTCTAGATCGTCTAATTTGAGCAACGTGACCTTCTTTATTCTTTGCATGGTTGGCTGGTCTACCTATTCTATCTGTTTTCTCATCATTAAATTCTTCACTTTCTTCATTTCTACCCTTTCTTTTCTTATTTCCTATAGGCTTATCTTTTTCTTTTTCTTTTTCTTTTTCTTTTTCTTTTTCTTTTTCTTTTTCTTTTTCACTTTCTTCCGGTATAGCCCTAATATAGCTTGAAGAGCTAACACTTTCTTCTGTTTTTGTCTACCTCAGGTACTTCTCTTAGTATCTCAGGCGCCTCTACCTCTTTAAACCTATACGCAGGTGTGGCGATCTTTCATGTACTTGTATTCTACCGTCAACTCTTCTCTCTCCCTTCATTGCAAATGCTTTGCTTAGGCTATCTACTTCCATTTTTGCCAGAAATTTTCGTCTAATATTCCTTCTAAATCCTTCTTCTAATATGTTATTATTATAATCAATAAAATCCGGGATAGTAGCAGGAAAAATTTGTCTATGTATACCCCTTATGCTTATAAGCTCCTCTATTGCACTAAACCCCATCTCTCCGGCTGCTTCATTTATAGCTTCAATCATCTTTTCACATTTTAAGCAACATCGCTTTGATACCCCTATATAAATTGACTCTTCAGTACCTCCTCTTCTTCCTATTCTTTTCTTTTCCATAAGATGTTGAATGATTTTTAATTCTGCATGCACATTCTGCTTTCCTTCAATAAAGGTATATCTATTTTCAGCTAATGTTCTTACAAAGCCTGTTGTAAACGCTCTTTCATCACTAGGGTTTGAATAAGCAAGTATTATTGAGTTTGTTACTTTTTCTAAAGCAGCAGTAAATTGCTCGTAATACTTACCTTTATTTCTAAATCTAGTGCAGTATTGCCTTTTTATATCTTTTATTCTTTGATTAATAGTTTCTCTCCACTCATAATAATCAGGCTTTTCTCTATCACTATACTGCAATTCCGAACTTACGCTTATATAAGTAAGCAATCTCTTAATATCTTTTATCAGCTCTGATTCAATATTATTATTAGTAGCAAGCAATAATGTTCTTCCGTCAAAATAAGCCGCACCACACGGGTTAGTTCCTTCTATTAGAGCCCCTATTGAATCCAGCCTTCTACTTTTCGGAGGAATATCATTTATATCTCTTTCTCTGCCATGCATATTTATACACTTCTCATTTCGGTTTGGTACTTTCTAAGACAAGATAGCTAAAGAGATAAGTTATAGTAACTCTATTTTCTTTTAACCATATAAGAAAGAAAGCTGCTTTTAAACACATTATAAAGCAAAAAGTTTAATTATGGAAGGGATTTTAGTTAACATACTTTATTAGTTTAAATTAATTTAGAATTATTATTAAAATATTATTAATACCTCGTTAAGTTAACTAAGAATTTAGATACCACCTATATTTATTACTTATATATATGTAGTAAGAATAAATATACCTCTCAAGTAGTATTTTTATTTTAAAAGTTTCCAATCTATTGGTAGTAAATTCTTGCGTTTTTCTCTATAACTCGCTCCCTCTTTAGTACACAGTTAGTACACGAAACAAAAAGTAGGAAAAAAATTATAAATGTTGCAATCAATTAAACTATAAAATACAATAGCTTAACTTGTCATTCTTAATGACTTAAAATAATTATTAATCCGATTCGTAATCAGTAGGTCGGAGGTTCAAATCCTCTCTTCGGCACCAGGTAATATGCGGCTTACAGCTGTTTTTAGAGTGCTTTACTTTAAAATACTTACTGCTTTCTGTGCTCTCATACTCTTGCTCTAACCTATTGTATTTGCTAATATATAACTTTATTTATTAAAAGTAAGGCTATAAGTTTATAGTATAAAACATACCCATATTAATCTTTATATTGCTTTATGGATAATAATTAAAACAAAACCAAGCATTATTTAATTTCTTTCTATGCATAATAAAGTGCTACACTTATCATGCTCTGTATTAAATAAATAATTACTAAATGCTAAAGTGATTCTACACTTAAATAATATTATTTCAGCGTCTCCTAAGCTACAAATATAGTTGTTATGTGTTAATGATAGAAAACCGCTTCATTAATTATACAATTTAGCAAACAGTAAATCCCATCAATTTTCTAAATTTTTACATTACCTTAAGATTTACTATTTTTCTGTCTGCTCTTTTTTTATCATCTCTATTATTTTATAAGCATCAATCATGCCATGATCTTCTGGTTTGAATTCTTCAGGAAATACTGTAGCATTTCCTAAAATACCATATGGAAAATCTGATATACGAAAGGCACAAATATCTTCATTCATCCGTCTCATACAAAACTCTTCTATTTCTATGTCTGCCACTAAGTCTCTTGGAAACTGGAACTCATTCGAATTATACCAAGCCCCTTTCAATCTCGCCTTATCTAAGTCATAAGTATTATACAAATTAGCACCTATTAATATAGCCCCCCTAAGATCCGCCCCCATTAAAACAGAAGAGTGCATATTTGTACTTTGCAAGTTTGCATAGCTAAGATCAGAGCTTATTAAGCTTGCCTGATAAAAACTTGAGTATTCGAAATTACAACGATTCAAACCAGCCTTATGTAGTGAGGCATTATCAAAATTTGAATGTGCAAAATCAATATATGAAAATTTTACTTCATCTAACCATGACTTCGAAAAATTGGATCGAATAAAATCCCTTTCAAAGAGCCGGCCATATTTATATTTATTAGGTTTGGTATAATATGTATCATCATTAACATCAATTAAGATTAATTTATTAAGCATCATTCCGCTGAGCTCAGCTTTTTTACTCACAATTAAATCCTGCAATTCACTAATAACTTCAAGATCATAAGTATCCTTAGAAGGCAATAAAGAATAGAGTAATGTAATAGGCTTATCAATTGAAGGAGGATAAGGGATTAAAGTACGTTGCAAGCTAGATATCTTCTTAAAATATCTCTTCCAATTTTCAGTATCAGCTTGAAAAGAAATAATATTTAAACGATTCTCAAGTCTATTGATTTTATGTTCGTAACGCACATAAGCAATACCAAACAACCCTATATAAATACTTAGAAACCACAGAAGAAAAGTACTTGGCGACCTTGCATTATTAATAGAGGGATGGAATTTTTCTACAATAAATCTAATACATAATTTATCATAAAGAAAATAAAGAAATTTATATGCATTCCTTTTTAAAAAATCTTTATCCACTAATTACCATTATAAGAAAGGCCATTATAAGAAAGTGTATTTGCTACTTATATAGATAATATCATTATCTTTGCAATATTTATTTCACTCTAATTATTAATATGCAATCTATAAACTTTAACCATAATAGAAGCAACCCTAACAATTGCTTTTTATCATCACCATTAATAGCGATAAAAAAAAGAAAAGGATGAATGGAGAGGAATCTGAACCTACGATAACACAAAACTTATGCCTGTGTTTTTAAGAATAATACAAATTACTAGCTTATCTCCTAGGATTAGTTTTATTAAACTTACCTCTTATTCATAAACCCTAAAATTTTTACCTGAAATAAATTTTAACCGTAGTCAATAACAAAACGCCGAACAAGATTGGGATTTATTATTTACAAATTTCTTATATTCGCCATAATATATGAGGCAGGTATTTTATATAAGCATGGTATTATCTTCTCAATATCTTGTTGAAAAGTTTTCTTTGCTCGCATAGTTTCATATGAAAATTATAAACATAGGAGATAACATTCTGAAACGCTGACGTCGGAACCAATTAATAATATATTTTCTACACTTACGTTATTAGCTTTTCTCTATAACCCTCCCCCTCTTTAGTACACAGTTAGTACACGTGGCATAATGCTACTATTATCAATTATCTTGTAATAGCAGTAAGCATTTGAATTTTAAATAAAAAACTATTTATTGAAACCCGGGTAAATCTAACAACTTATTAAACTACGGATCTAAAGGCTAGGGGTTCGACTCCTCTCGGGCGCACCAGGCAATACCTAGGTTACAATATTTATTTTATATTTACTAACTCTTTATTTTCTGCATTTCATATAAAGGTATTTCATAAAATAAAAATTATTAACTTTGATTACAAGCGCTTTACAGAGACCTGTTTCAAGCATTTAATATCTTAAACCCGTTAAATTTCTACTGTATTAGCACTCAAACTGTATGCACTTCGTTCAAGCAATAGCTTTGCAGTATAATATAGTAGCTCAAGTTTATTTAACCACCCCTCCCTCTCAGAACACATTACTATTTTATTAGTAACAAATTTTATTATAGTAAATCAACCTGTAATAGGGATGGAGAAGAACAGTAATATAGTATGATATAAGTCAGTTAAATTTAATATGTTATTTTTTATCCATCGCTTCATATTAGCCCAAAACTTTTCTATCGGGTTAAGATCAGGAGAGTAAGGAGGCAGGAATATAATCCTACACCCTACTGATTCAATTAGTACTTGAGTCTTTTTCGACTTATGGAATGATGCATTATCGTAAGTGCTCCCATTTATTTGGAATGAACTTACCTCTGAGTTGAGGAGAAATAAGGTTTGTTTTTAAGGAATCCAGACAAAGAAGTTCTCTACCTGTATTTCTTTCTTTATACCTGGTTACATGTCTGTTACAGATATTTTTTTTCTTATAACTCTTGAAGGCTGCCGGTGTCAATATTAAACTTAGATTTACTGAGGTTATCTATAACTGCCGGCTCGTTCAAGTAGGGACAATGCGCTCCTTGGAGGGTTTGTGCCTTGTAACTATGTGTCTTATATAT
The endosymbiont of Acanthamoeba sp. UWC8 DNA segment above includes these coding regions:
- a CDS encoding helix-turn-helix transcriptional regulator; this encodes MTDKQFLNQIEVSKRWSISPRTLERWRWLGTGPCFVKIGGLVRYKLEDVKQYENDHILSSTSEAFISAKQIKSRGSI
- a CDS encoding ankyrin repeat domain-containing protein, producing the protein MKESQKMLEAYGEEGIEYIKSFLKKGGNINEKDDDGSEMGLLYYAVTRKDAKMVEFLLKHEKLDVNSQDYFGTTALHVAARNGYMEIAKLLLARGADVNLTDKEGETPLHNSILTMHCLELIPLLMGRGANIHARRAEEGSTVLHLAARTGEVKIYKCLLEFGADPDMRTFELKDIVDGEEVVTRSYSARELYRKLYPEKIKEFEAAEREVEIERDNKFRSIITVGSKKRVIGSTETQGIVEENGYEPEGEVNIENSSNIIAERGSADSSPDKPSANSQGSVEGRWVSSIAKKPRLSKDFINPANDQGTQQSVVRGS
- a CDS encoding nucleic acid/nucleotide deaminase domain-containing protein, translated to MHGRERDINDIPPKSRRLDSIGALIEGTNPCGAAYFDGRTLLLATNNNIESELIKDIKRLLTYISVSSELQYSDREKPDYYEWRETINQRIKDIKRQYCTRFRNKGKYYEQFTAALEKVTNSIILAYSNPSDERAFTTGFVRTLAENRYTFIEGKQNVHAELKIIQHLMEKKRIGRRGGTEESIYIGVSKRCCLKCEKMIEAINEAAGEMGFSAIEELISIRGIHRQIFPATIPDFIDYNNNILEEGFRRNIRRKFLAKMEVDSLSKAFAMKGERRVDGRIQVHERSPHLRIGLKR
- a CDS encoding pentapeptide repeat-containing protein; translated protein: MDKDFLKRNAYKFLYFLYDKLCIRFIVEKFHPSINNARSPSTFLLWFLSIYIGLFGIAYVRYEHKINRLENRLNIISFQADTENWKRYFKKISSLQRTLIPYPPSIDKPITLLYSLLPSKDTYDLEVISELQDLIVSKKAELSGMMLNKLILIDVNDDTYYTKPNKYKYGRLFERDFIRSNFSKSWLDEVKFSYIDFAHSNFDNASLHKAGLNRCNFEYSSFYQASLISSDLSYANLQSTNMHSSVLMGADLRGAILIGANLYNTYDLDKARLKGAWYNSNEFQFPRDLVADIEIEEFCMRRMNEDICAFRISDFPYGILGNATVFPEEFKPEDHGMIDAYKIIEMIKKEQTEK
- a CDS encoding transposase, yielding MNGSTYDNASFHKSKKTQVLIESVGCRIIFLPPYSPDLNPIEKFWANMKRWIKNNILNLTDLYHTILLFFSIPITG